The Colletotrichum higginsianum IMI 349063 chromosome 2, whole genome shotgun sequence genome has a segment encoding these proteins:
- a CDS encoding ubiquitin carboxyl-terminal hydrolase encodes MDPDADVSMKEEDVDMAASAQSSTTTNEAATEGAQPVPAESEHHLPRAMSVDLPDKASNGGPSASRDDGKHDSATATVRGGPSLLTEAAAVAAALPPLEDQIKTIQTLLKAFNDEPPKVGDVAYVVSRSWVDKALALGRDPKLAKKETSNEPLGPVDNADLVLEVLPQPNGDDFVRMKPGTSMEECELFPEDAWTLVSEWYGVKDGQRPILRRAINAAPDATSQANIIFELNPPVFTIHRLWSLSSPVPVDDELKSKKPLVLVRSASTPYNHFYKEMKQLTGVSLDRRMRVWQITTQQPVAQDPPPSSALTPPDSPNPDTDAGRSSDPWQRLLVEVPSFTKLGGGDRQVVPAVDNTVNPNYNGSSPLSVHGLMQDMTLVIDEEIAKNSWVSNYFKGGKNDKIIASRGSATSLTAQGKAGGSSSSGRSSPAPSGPVTRGRTQQKKKPGRGLGAVGLQNLGNTCYMNSALQCVRSVEELTKYFLTDEYKVELNKANPLGYKGQVAMAYGGLLKEIYAESRGAVSPRDFKNTVGRARSTFQGWGQQDTQEFLGFLLDALQEDLSRIKKKPYIEKPDSTDEMIGNEEAIRKMAEEVWDITRKRDDSVVADLFTGLYKSTLKCPTCDKISITFDPFNNLTLPLPMEDMWSRTVKFYPLNDAPVDIEIELSKHSAIELLKKAVSDKTGVPVELLLGAEEFKSKFFKIYDDNNDVSDEIQTNDMPTFHELEMSPTNFPPKTKKMGTPSSMLDISEEPWVDPLSERMVVTVLHRKKNGGNTYRMRGDDIASPPHFIVLTPEEARSEDAIRRKVLERVATFSTWSGFEDADEGADADMVITSQSDADSSGDSKIVSNSVEGEDDLVNVSIGAGEQQQTARRSLKQFNTRRPKWTDPKEYLQPELQNLFDLSYFAEGNDSGPPTGWSSVDDSRTFRPLSSRAPETEQDSNSPGSTNGADSERDSASETQSPLSVEEQTRMAEESEEEDGPVRVIKQPTRGRGNHKVGGARRKFNKGNKTYGKKGGKRRNKDARSSKEQSFQVVDVEPQPSPLDDVRGGPLVRLGEGIVVDWSEETWDLVFGKDSRDAEDNRGQKTFGDVEKLRDPVLEQKRKSRQARKKQGITLEECLDEFEKAEVLSEQDMWYCPRCKEHRRASKKFDLWKTPDILVVHLKRFSSAGWRRDKLDILVDFPIEGLDLHKRVLCQETGKEEIYDLIAVDDHFGGLGGGHYTAYGRNFVDGQWYNYNDTSVSKTSPESVVTRAAYLLFYRRRSETPLGGPRFKQIFDKFDKAGEEDEEDDTDSGEDQRLVGGSSLTGSSRLGIGAEATHPRGNRGLATSTMSTANRGGDDDDLPPYEGSSSTNVGSDNIQNSIEDEGIGMMDHTDGANGFQAAQPWNWNSLGSADGTNNSLGLEGYGSDDAQPDSSDDREAGNDTDMQFDETMGDYETAQEAPPPPDFGAQVGLSEIQNAAWDRQNKTQVISVPAADDDAASTEAAEIHLDDDVEQQQQQQQSSRTRP; translated from the exons ATGGACCCTGATGCCGATGTCAGCATGAAGGAGGAAGATGTCGATATGGCCGCCTCCGCCCAGTCCTCCACCACTACCAACGAAGCTGCCACCGAGGGCGCCCAGCCTGTCCCCGCCGAGTCCGAACATCATCTGCCTCGAGCCATGAGTGTCGACTTGCCAGACAAGGCTTCGAACGGTGGGCCCAGCGCATCCAGAGACGATGGTAAGCATGAttccgcgacggcgaccgtCCGTGGGGGGCCCAGTTTGCTgaccgaagccgccgccgtcgccgcagcTCTTCCTCCCCTGGAGGATCAGATCAAGACCATCCAGACCCTCCTCAAGGCCTTCAACGACGAACCCCCGAAAGTTGGCGATGTCGCCTACGTAGTGTCGAGATCATGGGTGGACAAGGCTTTGGCGCTTGGCCGAGACCCCAAACTCGCCAAGAAAGAGACGTCAAACGAGCCGTTGGGCCCTGTGGACaacgccgacctcgtcctcgaggttCTCCCGCAGCCCAATGGCGACGACTTTGTCAGGATGAAGCCTGGTACGAGCATGGAGGAGTGCGAGCTCTTCCCGGAAGACGCCTGGACTCTCGTCTCGGAGTGGTACGGCGTCAAGGACGGCCAGAGGCCCATTTTGCGTCGTGCTATCAACGCGGCGCCTGACGCCACGAGCCAGGCCAACATCATTTTCGAGCTGAACCCGCCCGTCTTCACCATCCACAGGCTTTGGTCGCTGTCTAGTCCCGTcccggtcgacgacgagctcaaAAGCAAGAAGCCGCTGGTCCTGGTCCGGagcgcgtcgacgccctACAACCACTTCTACAAGGAGATGAAGCAGCTCACGGGCGTTTCTCTGGATCGCAGGATGCGAGTCTGGCAGATCACCACGCAGCAGCCCGTGGCGCAAGACCCACCCCCCTCGTCCGCCCTCACACCTCCTGACTCTCCCAACCCGGACACGGACGCCGGACGCTCCTCGGATCCCTGGCAGCGCCTGCTCGTTGAGGTCCCCAGCTTCACaaagctcggcggcggcgatcgGCAAGTCGTGCCTGCCGTGGACAACACTGTCAACCCTAATTACAATGGCAGCTCCCCTCTCTCCGTTCACGGCCTGATGCAGGATATGaccctcgtcatcgacgaagAGATTGCCAAGAACTCGTGGGTCTCCAATTACTTCAAGGGTGGCAAGAACGACAAGATCATTGCGTCGCGCGGTTCCGCCACGAGTCTGACCGCCCAgggcaaggccggcggcagcagcagcagcggacGGAGCAGCCCCGCCCCTTCGGGACCTGTGACCAGGGGCAGGAcgcagcagaagaagaagcccggCCGTGGTCTCGGTGCCGTTGGTCTGCAGAACCTCGGAAACACGTGCTACATGAACTCGGCCCTGCAGTGCGTTCGCAGCGTAGAGGAGCTGACCAAGTACTTCCTAACCGACGAGTACAAAGTGGAGCTCAACAAAGCCAACCCTCTGGGTTATAAGGGGCAAGTCGCCATGGCTTACGGGGGGCTGCTCAAGGAGATATACGCCGAGTCGCGAGGCGCGGTTAGTCCCCGCGACTTCAAGAACACGGTAGGCCGCGCCCGCAGCACCTTCCAGGGCTGGGGCCAGCAGGACACGCAAGAgttcctcggcttcctcctcgacgccctgcaGGAGGACCTGAGTCGcatcaagaagaagccgtATATAGAGAAGCCGGACTCGACTGATGAGATGATTGGcaacgaggaggccatccgcaagatggccgaggaggtctGGGACATCACCCGTAAACGCGATGACTCGGTCGTCGCAGACCTCTTCACCGGCCTGTACAAGTCGACCCTAAAGTGCCCGACTTGCGACAAGATCAGCATCACCTTCGATCCCTTCAACAACCTCACTCTGCCGCTTCCCATGGAGGACATGTGGAGCCGGACCGTCAAGTTTTACCCGCTGAACGACGCGCCCGTGGATATCGAGATTGAGCTGTCGAAGCACAGCGCCATCGAgctgctgaagaaggccgtctCAGACAAGACGGGCGTCCCTGTCGAGCTGCTGTTGGGGGCCGAAGAGTTTAAGAGCAAGTTCTTCAAGATTTACGATGACAATAACGATGTCTCGGACGAGATCCAGACGAACGACATGCCTACTTTCCACGAGCTGGAGATGTCGCCCACCAACTTCCCTcccaagaccaagaagaTGGGCACCCCGAGCTCCATGCTGGACATCAGCGAGGAGCCCTGGGTCGACCCCCTCTCCGAGCGCATGGTTGTCACCGTCCTCCACCGCAAGAAGAACGGGGGCAACACCTACCGGATGAGAGGAGACGACATTGCGTCGCCCCCTCACTTCATCGTTCTCACCCCCGAAGAG GCTCGCAGCGAGGATGCCATCCGTCGCAAGGTTCTGGAACGGGTCGCCACCTTCTCCACCTGGTCCGGgttcgaggacgccgacgaaggCGCGGACGCAGACATGGTCATCACATCTCAGTCCGATGCCGATTCGTCCGGAGACAGTAAGATTGTCTCCAACTCGGTggaaggcgaggacgacctggTCAACGTATCGATTGGTGCAGGCGAGCAACAGCAAACTGCGCGAAGAAGTCTGAAGCAGTTCAACACCCGCCGACCGAAGTGGACCGATCCGAAGGAGTATCTGCAGCCCGAGCTCCAGAACTTGTTCGACCTCTCCTATTTCGCCGAGGGCAACGATTCGGGTCCGCCAACCGGCTGGAGCTCTGTGGATGACAGCAGGACCTTCCGTCCCCTGTCGTCCCGTGCTCCCGAGACCGAACAGGACTCCAACAGCCCCGGCTCCACCAACGGCGCGGACAGCGAGCGTGACAGCGCCAGCGAAACGCAGTCTCCGCTGTCCGTCGAGGAGCAGACTCGCATGGCAGAGGagtcggaggaggaggacgggcCTGTCCGAGTGATCAAG CAGCCTACGCGTGGCAGAGGCAACCAcaaggtcggcggcgcccgccGCAAGTTCAACAAGGGCAACAAGACGTACGGCAAGAAGGGCGGTAAGCGTCGTAACAAGGACGCGCGCTCAAGCAAGGAGCAATCTTTCCaggtcgtcgatgtcgagccTCAGCCGTCGCCCTTGGACGATGTCCGCGGCGGTCCGctcgtccgcctcggcgagggtATTGTCGTCGACTGGTCCGAGGAGACTTGGGACTTGGTCTTCGGCAAGGATTCGCGCGACGCAGAGGACAACCGCGGCCAGAAGACGTTTGGCGACGTGGAGAAGCTCAGAGACCCCGTCCTGGAGCAAAAGCGCAAGTCACGCCAAGCGCGCAAGAAGCAGGGCATCACCCTCGAGGAGTGCTTGGACGAGTTCGAAAAGGCCGAGGTTCTCTCCGAGCAGGACATGTGGTACTGCCCACGCTGCAAGGAGCACCGCCGTGCCAGCAAGAAGTTTGACCTCTGGAAGACACCCGACATTCTCGTTGTTCACCTGAAGCGCTTCAGTAGCGCCGGGTGGCGCCGCGACAAGCTggacatcctcgtcgacttccccatcgagggcctcgacctgCACAAGCGCGTCCTCTGCCAGGAGACGGGCAAGGAAGAGATATACGATCTCattgccgtcgacgaccatTTCGGTGGCCTCGGTGGCGGCCACTACACCGCCTACGGACGCAACTTTGTTGACGGCCAGTGGTACAACTACAATG ACACCTCGGTCAGCAAGACTTCGCCGGAGAGCGTCGTCACCAGAGCTGCCTACCTGCTCTTCTACCGCCGTCGTTCCGAGACCCCCCTGGGCGGTCCCCGCTTCAAGCAGATCTTTGACAAGTTCGACAAGGCTGgtgaagaggacgaggaggacgacacCGACTCGGGGGAAGATCAGCGTCTCGTCGGGGGCTCCTCCCTAACTGGATCGTCGAGACTTGGGATCGGAGCCGAAGCAACTCACCCGCGCGGAAATCGTGGTTTGGCTACTAGCACAATGTCTACAGCCAaccgcggcggcgatgatgacgacctGCCGCCTTACGAAGGCAGCTCCAGCACCAACGTCGGCAGCGACAACATCCAGAACAGCATCGAGGATGAGGGCATTGGCATGATGGACCACACCGACGGCGCCAACGGGTTTCAAGCCGCGCAGCCCTGGAACTGGAACTCGCTGGGGTCCGCCGACGGAACCAACAACTCTCTCGGCCTGGAGGGCTACGGCAGCGACGATGCCCAGCCGGACTCCTCAGACGACCGCGAAGCTGGCAACGACACGGACATGCAATTCGACGAGACCATGGGGGATTACGAGACTGCCCAGGAAgctccaccgccgcccgacTTTGGCGCCCAGGTCGGTCTCTCAGAGATCCAGAACGCCGCCTGGGACCGTCAGAACAAGACTCAGGTCATTTCAgtccccgccgccgatgacgacgccgcctcTACAGAGGCAGCCGAGATTCACCTCGATGACGATGtagagcagcagcagcagcagcagcagtctaGTCGCACGCGGCCTTAG